In the Pseudanabaena sp. PCC 7367 genome, one interval contains:
- a CDS encoding aldehyde oxygenase (deformylating) has protein sequence MIGQQLDIVTELDYNSDTYRDAYSRINAIVIEGEQEAYSNYLRLGEMLPDLKDDLAKLAKMEMRHKKGFTACGKNLSVTPDMQFAQEFFAQLHGNFQTAAAEGDVVTCLLIQSLIIECFAIAAYNIYIPVADDFARKITEGVVKDEYLHLNFGEEWLKANFESAKAGLEKANRQNLPIVWKMLNRVEKDAKVLGMEKEALVEDFMIAYGEALGNIGFNTRDIMKMSAMGLLPA, from the coding sequence GTGATAGGTCAACAGCTTGACATAGTTACAGAACTTGATTATAACTCCGACACCTACCGTGATGCTTATAGCCGCATCAATGCGATCGTGATCGAAGGTGAACAGGAAGCCTATAGCAATTACCTGAGACTTGGGGAAATGCTACCAGATCTTAAAGACGATCTGGCCAAACTGGCGAAAATGGAAATGCGCCACAAAAAAGGATTTACAGCCTGTGGCAAGAATCTGAGCGTAACGCCAGATATGCAGTTTGCCCAAGAGTTTTTTGCCCAACTGCATGGTAATTTCCAAACCGCAGCGGCTGAAGGTGATGTGGTTACCTGCTTATTGATTCAATCGCTAATCATTGAATGCTTTGCGATCGCAGCCTACAACATTTATATTCCAGTCGCCGATGACTTTGCCCGTAAAATTACCGAGGGCGTAGTTAAGGATGAATACCTACACCTCAACTTTGGTGAAGAATGGCTCAAAGCTAATTTTGAATCTGCTAAAGCAGGTTTAGAAAAAGCCAATCGCCAGAACCTACCGATCGTCTGGAAGATGCTTAATCGGGTCGAAAAAGATGCCAAGGTATTGGGGATGGAAAAGGAGGCTTTGGTTGAAGACTTCATGATTGCCTATGGTGAAGCTTTGGGGAATATTGGCTTCAATACCCGCGATATCATGAAAATGTCGGCAATGGGATTGCTGCCTGCCTAA
- a CDS encoding long-chain acyl-[acyl-carrier-protein] reductase, whose product MFGLIGHLTSLAHAQSVARDLGYEEYADQGLDFWCMAPPQIVDDITVKSITGQIIQGKYVESCFLPEMLSPSRIKSATRKIVNAMVHAQKNGIDITALGGFSSIIFERFNLSKIRQVRNIELEIRRFTTGNTHTAYIICRQVEQASQKHGIDLSNATVTICGATGDIGSAVCRWLNVRTDVKDLIFVARNQDNLKELQANLGRGKILPIEEALPLSDVVVWVASMPKGMQIDTTSLKQPCVLIDGGYPKNMSTLVQEPDVHVINGGIVEHSLDIDWKIMQIVAMSAPARQLFACFAESMLLEFEGWHTNFSWGRNQITVENMDKIGEVSVKHGFKPLIA is encoded by the coding sequence ATGTTTGGACTAATAGGACACCTCACGAGCCTGGCTCATGCCCAATCGGTTGCCAGGGATCTCGGTTATGAAGAGTATGCCGACCAGGGACTAGATTTCTGGTGCATGGCTCCACCACAAATTGTGGATGACATAACCGTCAAGAGCATTACTGGTCAGATTATTCAAGGCAAATATGTAGAGTCTTGCTTTTTGCCAGAAATGCTTTCCCCCAGCCGGATCAAGTCGGCTACTCGCAAAATCGTCAATGCAATGGTGCATGCCCAAAAGAATGGGATTGACATCACTGCTTTGGGGGGCTTTTCGTCGATCATTTTTGAGCGTTTCAATCTCAGTAAGATTCGACAGGTACGCAACATTGAGCTAGAGATCCGCCGCTTTACCACTGGCAATACTCATACTGCTTATATTATTTGCCGTCAGGTCGAGCAAGCTAGCCAAAAACATGGCATCGATCTTAGTAATGCCACGGTGACGATCTGCGGTGCAACTGGGGACATTGGTAGCGCGGTGTGCCGTTGGTTAAATGTGCGTACCGATGTTAAAGATTTAATTTTTGTGGCCAGGAACCAGGACAACCTCAAGGAGCTACAAGCTAATTTGGGGCGGGGCAAGATCTTGCCGATCGAAGAGGCGTTACCCCTCTCCGATGTGGTGGTGTGGGTGGCCAGTATGCCCAAGGGGATGCAAATTGACACGACCAGCCTTAAGCAGCCCTGCGTTTTGATCGATGGCGGCTACCCCAAGAATATGTCTACCCTGGTGCAAGAACCAGATGTGCATGTGATTAATGGTGGCATTGTGGAGCATTCGCTGGATATTGACTGGAAAATCATGCAGATCGTGGCGATGAGTGCTCCGGCGCGGCAATTGTTTGCCTGTTTTGCCGAATCAATGCTGCTGGAATTTGAAGGCTGGCATACTAATTTTTCCTGGGGTCGCAATCAAATCACCGTTGAGAATATGGACAAGATTGGTGAGGTGTCAGTTAAGCATGGTTTCAAGCCGCTGATCGCTTGA